The proteins below are encoded in one region of Arthrobacter sp. CJ23:
- a CDS encoding o-succinylbenzoate synthase, with the protein MPAPHQAPQHELPSLEALLATAHVVTLPMRVKFRGIVERETLLLRGPAGWGEFCPFPEYDDAEASRWLAATIEAGWLGFPAPLRDSIPVNATVPAVPADRVPGVLARFGRVDAVKVKVAERGQSLNDDVARVQAVREALPDAAIRVDANGGWDVAEAVEALTRLSGVGLEYAEQPVPTIEGLAEVRARLARQGTPVLIAADESVRKEDDPLKVARAGAADLIVVKVAPLGGVRHALDIVAQAGLPAVVSSALDTSVGIRAGLALAAALPELPYACGLGTVSLFAADVTRDPLVADDGAIRLRDAAADEGLLEQYAAPAERRDWWLDRLRRVHAVLAASAVAG; encoded by the coding sequence ATGCCAGCCCCGCACCAAGCCCCGCAGCACGAGCTTCCATCCCTCGAGGCCCTCCTTGCCACCGCCCACGTGGTCACGCTGCCCATGCGCGTGAAATTCCGCGGGATCGTGGAACGCGAAACGCTGCTGCTGCGCGGGCCCGCCGGCTGGGGCGAGTTCTGCCCGTTCCCGGAATACGACGACGCCGAAGCCTCCCGCTGGCTCGCCGCCACCATCGAGGCCGGCTGGCTCGGCTTCCCCGCACCCCTGCGGGACAGCATCCCGGTCAACGCCACCGTTCCGGCCGTCCCGGCGGACCGCGTGCCCGGCGTCCTGGCCCGCTTCGGGCGCGTGGACGCCGTCAAGGTCAAGGTCGCCGAGCGCGGGCAGTCCCTCAACGACGACGTCGCGCGCGTCCAGGCCGTCAGGGAAGCCCTCCCGGACGCTGCCATCCGGGTGGACGCCAACGGCGGCTGGGACGTCGCGGAGGCGGTCGAGGCACTGACCCGGCTCTCCGGCGTCGGGCTCGAATACGCGGAGCAGCCGGTGCCCACCATCGAGGGCCTGGCCGAAGTCCGCGCCCGGCTCGCCCGGCAAGGCACCCCGGTGCTCATCGCCGCCGATGAGAGCGTCCGCAAGGAGGATGACCCGCTCAAGGTGGCCCGGGCGGGTGCGGCGGATCTGATTGTGGTCAAGGTGGCGCCGCTCGGGGGAGTGCGGCACGCCCTGGACATCGTGGCGCAGGCCGGGCTCCCCGCCGTCGTCAGCTCCGCCCTGGACACCTCGGTGGGCATCCGTGCCGGGCTGGCGCTCGCGGCCGCACTGCCGGAATTGCCGTACGCCTGTGGGCTGGGGACCGTGTCCCTCTTCGCCGCGGACGTCACCCGGGATCCGCTGGTGGCCGACGACGGCGCCATCCGCCTGCGCGACGCCGCCGCCGATGAGGGGCTGCTGGAGCAGTATGCGGCTCCCGCGGAACGCCGTGACTGGTGGCTGGACCGGCTGCGCAGGGTGCACGCGGTGCTGGCCGCCTCCGCCGTCGCGGGCTGA
- a CDS encoding zinc-binding dehydrogenase, with the protein MKAWQFVTENHPLELHDVPDPVPGPGELVLDVKGAGICHSDVGFLDGTLSGLLPKRPITLGHEIAGVVSAVGPEVTGFAVGQRVAIPCDIPTPGTSLDGGFAEKVLTPARFVIQVPEGVPFDQAAAATDAGMTAYHAAITVGGVKAGDKVGIIGLGGLGSLAVQVCVGAGAEVYAAEINEKVWDLGTELGATAVAKDIREFADKDLDVIIDYAGFGTTTAGAIETVRPDGKVVQVGLGRPEGTLNLQRLTLSRLTLVGSQAGTQEDCAAVLKLISEGKLRANVTNISFDEIGEGVQKLERGEVIGRLVAVRQ; encoded by the coding sequence ATGAAGGCTTGGCAGTTCGTCACCGAAAACCACCCGCTCGAGCTGCATGATGTTCCCGATCCGGTCCCTGGACCGGGGGAGCTGGTGCTGGACGTCAAGGGCGCTGGCATCTGCCACAGCGATGTCGGGTTCCTCGACGGGACCCTCTCGGGACTCCTGCCCAAACGGCCCATCACCCTCGGCCATGAGATTGCAGGCGTGGTCTCGGCGGTCGGACCCGAGGTCACCGGGTTTGCGGTGGGCCAGCGTGTGGCAATCCCTTGCGATATCCCCACGCCCGGCACCAGCTTGGATGGCGGATTCGCCGAGAAGGTCCTCACCCCCGCCAGGTTCGTCATCCAGGTGCCTGAGGGCGTTCCCTTCGATCAAGCGGCTGCGGCCACCGACGCCGGCATGACGGCGTACCACGCCGCGATCACGGTTGGCGGGGTGAAGGCCGGCGACAAGGTTGGCATCATCGGCCTGGGCGGGCTCGGTTCCCTGGCCGTCCAGGTCTGCGTCGGCGCCGGGGCCGAAGTCTACGCCGCCGAAATCAACGAGAAAGTGTGGGACCTTGGCACGGAACTCGGCGCGACCGCCGTCGCAAAGGACATCCGCGAGTTCGCCGACAAGGACCTTGACGTCATCATCGACTACGCCGGCTTTGGCACCACCACGGCCGGAGCGATTGAGACGGTCCGCCCGGACGGCAAGGTTGTCCAGGTGGGGCTTGGGCGTCCGGAGGGCACACTGAATCTGCAGCGTCTGACGCTGTCGCGGCTGACCCTCGTCGGGTCCCAGGCCGGTACCCAGGAGGACTGCGCAGCCGTGCTGAAGCTCATCAGCGAAGGCAAGCTCAGGGCCAACGTCACCAACATCTCCTTCGACGAGATCGGCGAAGGAGTGCAGAAACTCGAGCGCGGCGAGGTCATTGGCCGCCTGGTGGCCGTCCGGCAGTAG
- a CDS encoding DUF2510 domain-containing protein, which translates to MTQPTNGSTTPPGWYPDPSDPRQMRWWDGARWTAHLAPATAQSMPQQRVPISNQTPVYNAFIWTIALLPVLPALLLLTWNPEFRVITTPRGMRTMDPTSIFSPSYFLLMASGFLTYGLSVLFAYFDHQRLAQSGVVRPFHWAWCFLSGTVYVIGRTVIVRKVAPDRGLWPIWILIATVVLAFTITAIKVSVMMTSMYSQFGYSLAV; encoded by the coding sequence ATGACCCAGCCAACGAACGGTTCGACGACGCCTCCGGGCTGGTACCCGGACCCGTCCGATCCGCGGCAGATGCGGTGGTGGGACGGCGCCCGGTGGACCGCCCACCTGGCACCGGCCACCGCGCAGTCCATGCCTCAGCAGCGCGTCCCCATCAGCAACCAGACACCGGTGTACAACGCGTTCATCTGGACGATCGCATTGCTTCCCGTGCTGCCGGCCCTGCTGCTGTTGACGTGGAACCCCGAGTTCCGAGTCATCACCACCCCTCGGGGCATGAGGACCATGGACCCCACGTCCATCTTCTCGCCGAGCTACTTCCTGCTCATGGCCTCGGGCTTCCTTACTTACGGTCTGTCCGTGTTGTTCGCGTATTTCGACCACCAGCGGCTGGCGCAGTCCGGTGTGGTGCGTCCGTTCCACTGGGCCTGGTGCTTCCTGAGCGGCACCGTCTACGTCATTGGCCGCACCGTGATCGTCCGGAAGGTGGCTCCGGACCGTGGGCTGTGGCCTATCTGGATCCTCATCGCCACCGTGGTGCTCGCCTTCACCATCACGGCCATCAAGGTCTCCGTGATGATGACGTCGATGTACTCCCAGTTCGGCTACTCCCTCGCCGTCTGA
- a CDS encoding glycoside hydrolase family 32 protein, with product MTHLAASASSLAAATHPDPAFPRFHPRPAQGWINDPNGISHINGRYHVFFQYNPESARHHRIQWGHLSSADLLRWEEHPVALKPQDGGPDEFGCWTGVVTDDGGVPTAAYSGVRGGGGHSQVVVARGSADLLSWTQDGHVAVSMPEDPLVTAVRDPFLFRFNGKRYAMQGAGLATGQAALLLYTVEDMSDWKYQGIWLTSENAVAAAHTPAEIWECPQLVRVADSGSGSASGSGSARDAWVMMFSLWLSGDDHEHANGVGHLIGSLREDPATGLPVFEPRTGGKSDLGRDFYAPQIVQLESTAAGEPSSLLWGWANEGPGRDGRRGRSQEEIDAAGWAGVLTFPRVLSVVDDALAVAPAPEIEAYRGAAPATGASGTVSLPAFAEAVVSGGPGVSGEVSLVLSGAAASGAAGADASGAERQVVFRGELGAGLRIFVDASLVEVYRNGSVATTLRAYPAAGEEWRLELPAGASAEVWELEQPAG from the coding sequence GTGACCCACCTTGCAGCATCCGCTTCCTCCCTGGCGGCGGCCACGCACCCGGACCCGGCGTTCCCGCGCTTCCACCCGCGCCCGGCCCAGGGCTGGATCAACGATCCCAACGGCATCAGCCACATCAACGGCCGGTACCACGTGTTCTTCCAGTACAACCCGGAATCCGCCCGGCACCACCGCATCCAGTGGGGCCACCTTAGCTCCGCCGACCTCCTGCGCTGGGAAGAGCACCCGGTGGCCTTGAAGCCGCAGGACGGCGGGCCGGACGAGTTCGGCTGCTGGACCGGTGTAGTGACCGACGACGGCGGTGTCCCCACCGCCGCGTACTCCGGCGTGAGGGGCGGCGGCGGCCACTCCCAGGTGGTGGTGGCCCGCGGTTCCGCGGACCTGCTGTCCTGGACCCAGGATGGGCACGTGGCCGTTTCGATGCCGGAGGACCCTCTGGTGACGGCCGTGCGCGACCCCTTCCTGTTCCGCTTCAACGGCAAGCGCTACGCCATGCAGGGCGCCGGGCTCGCCACCGGGCAGGCCGCGCTGCTGCTGTACACCGTGGAGGACATGTCCGACTGGAAGTACCAGGGGATCTGGCTGACATCGGAGAACGCGGTGGCCGCTGCCCACACCCCGGCCGAGATCTGGGAATGCCCGCAGCTGGTGCGCGTTGCCGACTCCGGTTCGGGTTCCGCTTCCGGTTCCGGTTCCGCGCGGGACGCCTGGGTCATGATGTTCTCCCTGTGGCTCTCCGGCGATGACCACGAGCACGCCAACGGCGTGGGCCACCTCATCGGCTCCCTGCGTGAGGACCCTGCCACGGGCCTGCCCGTGTTCGAACCCCGCACCGGCGGGAAGTCGGATCTTGGCCGCGACTTCTACGCCCCGCAGATTGTCCAGCTCGAATCCACTGCTGCCGGTGAACCCAGCTCCCTGCTGTGGGGCTGGGCCAACGAAGGTCCCGGCCGTGACGGACGCCGCGGCCGCAGCCAGGAGGAGATCGACGCCGCCGGCTGGGCCGGCGTGCTGACGTTCCCGCGCGTCCTGTCCGTCGTTGACGATGCCCTTGCCGTGGCGCCTGCGCCCGAGATCGAGGCGTACCGGGGTGCCGCCCCGGCCACCGGTGCCTCCGGGACCGTCTCCCTGCCTGCGTTTGCCGAGGCCGTGGTGTCCGGCGGACCGGGCGTTTCGGGCGAGGTTTCGCTGGTGCTCTCCGGTGCCGCCGCTTCGGGTGCGGCCGGCGCCGATGCGTCCGGTGCCGAACGCCAGGTGGTGTTCCGTGGCGAGTTGGGGGCGGGGCTGCGGATCTTCGTGGACGCGTCCCTGGTGGAGGTGTACCGCAACGGTTCCGTGGCCACTACCCTGCGCGCCTACCCGGCAGCCGGCGAGGAGTGGCGGCTGGAGCTGCCTGCTGGCGCCTCGGCCGAGGTCTGGGAACTCGAACAGCCGGCCGGCTGA
- a CDS encoding PhoX family phosphatase — translation MSETTARKFPLLPMLGHTKGKRSAVTCALKCDNACAGDVCNTSSNSYFRDIASATISRRAALGFGAAGALAVVLGSAVTSAEPATAAGLSPAAKEGFTKSKLKFTAIDSIAADVDAMTVPAGFTWQPVIRWGDPIFNGAPDFDLNNQTAAAQEKQFGYNNDYSDILEVPGSKGRRAVLFANHEYTNENIMFPATMPAAEVRAVGAAAHGLSVVELERKNTTKPWSYVKGAPLNRRYLNHTAYELTGPVAGSALVKTVADPSGRKINGTLGNCSGGTTPWGTILSGEENFNGYFVSPGTSASDKRYGLTNKPTARQWELDDPRFDTRNAGYENEANRFGWIVEVDPFDPTSTPKKHSALGRFKHEGANVIVAESGHVVAYSGDDERFDYLYKFVSKDKYRPGTSAADRAHNMTLLSAGNLYVAKFTGNSPAAEITGTGAVPADGGFDGIGEWLPLVVGGASAVPGMSVEEVLVYTRLAADKVGPTKMDRCEDVQPSLHTGKVYVACTNNSDRGKVGKEGATEVNPRNANRDGHIVEITETGDQTSTTFTWNLLMVCGDPAQGDVTYFSGFPVDQVSPISCPDNLAFDSVGNLWISTDGAPSGIGRADGLFKVTLEGTERGKVEQFLAVPREGETCGPIVHDEERTVFVSVQHPGEEGSFADQHSYFPDYVPAGATPAAGQARAPRPSVVQVYRTDA, via the coding sequence TTGTCTGAAACGACAGCCCGTAAATTCCCCCTGCTGCCCATGCTCGGCCACACCAAAGGCAAGCGCAGCGCCGTCACCTGCGCACTGAAGTGCGACAACGCCTGCGCCGGTGACGTCTGCAACACCAGCTCCAACAGCTACTTCCGCGATATCGCGTCCGCCACCATCTCCCGCCGCGCCGCCCTGGGCTTCGGCGCCGCCGGTGCGCTCGCCGTCGTCCTCGGCTCGGCCGTGACGTCCGCAGAGCCCGCGACGGCCGCCGGTCTCTCTCCCGCGGCGAAGGAGGGCTTCACCAAGTCCAAGCTGAAGTTCACGGCCATCGACTCCATCGCCGCCGACGTTGACGCCATGACCGTTCCGGCAGGCTTCACCTGGCAGCCCGTGATCCGCTGGGGCGACCCCATCTTCAACGGCGCGCCGGATTTCGACCTGAACAACCAGACCGCAGCGGCCCAGGAAAAGCAGTTCGGCTACAACAACGACTACTCGGACATCCTTGAGGTTCCGGGCAGCAAGGGCCGCCGCGCGGTGCTCTTCGCCAACCACGAATACACGAACGAGAACATCATGTTCCCGGCCACCATGCCAGCCGCCGAGGTGCGCGCTGTGGGGGCAGCCGCACACGGGCTCAGCGTGGTGGAGCTTGAGCGCAAGAACACCACCAAGCCGTGGAGCTACGTCAAGGGTGCCCCGCTGAACCGCCGCTACCTCAACCACACGGCCTACGAACTGACCGGTCCCGTTGCCGGTTCCGCGCTGGTCAAAACCGTTGCGGACCCGTCCGGCCGCAAGATCAATGGCACCCTGGGCAACTGCTCCGGCGGCACCACCCCGTGGGGCACCATCCTGTCCGGCGAGGAAAACTTCAACGGCTACTTCGTCTCCCCGGGCACGTCCGCCAGCGACAAGCGCTACGGTCTCACCAACAAGCCCACGGCACGCCAGTGGGAACTGGACGACCCCCGCTTCGACACCCGCAACGCCGGCTACGAGAACGAGGCCAACCGCTTCGGCTGGATCGTTGAAGTGGACCCCTTCGATCCCACGTCCACGCCGAAGAAGCACTCCGCGCTGGGCCGCTTCAAGCACGAGGGCGCCAACGTGATTGTGGCGGAATCCGGTCACGTGGTGGCCTACTCCGGCGACGACGAGCGCTTCGACTACCTCTACAAGTTCGTCTCCAAGGACAAGTACCGTCCCGGTACGTCGGCTGCCGACCGCGCGCACAACATGACGCTGCTGTCCGCCGGCAACTTGTACGTGGCAAAGTTCACCGGCAACTCGCCCGCCGCCGAGATCACCGGAACCGGCGCCGTGCCGGCCGACGGCGGCTTCGACGGCATCGGCGAATGGCTGCCCCTGGTGGTCGGCGGGGCCTCGGCCGTGCCCGGCATGTCCGTGGAAGAGGTCCTGGTCTACACCCGCCTCGCCGCCGACAAGGTGGGCCCCACCAAGATGGACCGCTGCGAGGACGTGCAGCCCAGCCTGCACACGGGCAAGGTCTACGTGGCCTGCACCAACAACTCGGACCGCGGCAAGGTGGGCAAGGAAGGCGCCACGGAGGTCAACCCCCGCAACGCCAACCGCGACGGCCACATCGTGGAAATCACCGAAACCGGCGACCAGACGTCCACCACGTTCACGTGGAACCTGCTGATGGTCTGCGGCGATCCGGCCCAGGGCGACGTCACCTACTTCTCCGGCTTCCCGGTGGACCAGGTCTCGCCGATCTCCTGCCCGGACAACCTCGCCTTCGACTCCGTGGGCAACCTCTGGATCTCCACCGACGGCGCCCCCTCCGGCATCGGCCGTGCGGACGGCCTCTTCAAAGTCACCCTTGAGGGCACCGAGCGCGGCAAGGTGGAGCAGTTCCTGGCCGTGCCGCGCGAAGGCGAAACCTGCGGGCCGATCGTCCACGACGAGGAGCGCACGGTGTTCGTCTCCGTCCAGCACCCGGGCGAAGAGGGTTCGTTCGCGGACCAGCACTCGTACTTCCCGGACTACGTCCCGGCAGGCGCCACGCCGGCCGCCGGCCAGGCACGCGCGCCCCGCCCGTCCGTGGTCCAGGTGTACCGCACCGACGCCTAG
- a CDS encoding LacI family DNA-binding transcriptional regulator, whose product MHRKATALDVAKRAGVSRSAVSLVLNGRGDGNVAKESQDRIRQAAAELNYSPNAIALSLRNQRSRVIGIVSDEVVTSPFDGNIIGGADDVARSRGFVTVVMDTELDASRDEGAVETLLDRQVDGLMYVTVGLKPLDVPPGMLRVPSVLANCYENSPEPQLHHVIPDEVSGGREATEHLLQLGHRDIALLAGLESSPAAPLRVRGYRDALAGAGLPVREDLVSWAGWDIDDGFHGAMKLLDGVSPGGRPTAIMCANDRLAIGVVLAAARLGLSIPRDISVMGYDDEFRIANTMVPALTSMALPLREMGAAAMTMLLQQIEDPAAGAAGTGASGAGVLETMVPCRLMIRESTGPVPAGR is encoded by the coding sequence ATGCACCGCAAGGCCACAGCACTCGACGTTGCCAAGCGGGCCGGCGTCTCCCGGAGCGCCGTCTCCCTGGTGCTCAACGGCCGCGGCGACGGCAACGTGGCCAAGGAGAGCCAGGACCGCATCCGGCAGGCCGCCGCCGAGCTGAACTACTCCCCCAACGCGATCGCCCTGAGCCTGCGGAACCAGCGCTCCCGGGTGATCGGCATCGTCTCGGACGAGGTGGTGACCAGCCCGTTCGACGGCAACATCATCGGCGGGGCCGACGACGTCGCGCGCAGCCGCGGCTTCGTCACCGTGGTGATGGACACCGAGCTGGACGCCTCCCGCGACGAAGGCGCCGTGGAAACCCTGCTGGACCGGCAGGTGGACGGGCTCATGTACGTCACCGTCGGCCTGAAACCGCTCGATGTGCCGCCCGGGATGCTGCGCGTCCCCTCGGTCCTGGCCAACTGCTACGAGAACAGCCCCGAGCCGCAGCTGCACCACGTCATCCCCGACGAAGTATCCGGCGGCCGCGAAGCCACCGAGCACCTCCTGCAGCTGGGCCACCGGGACATCGCCCTGCTGGCCGGCTTGGAGAGCTCGCCGGCCGCACCCTTGCGCGTGCGCGGCTACCGGGACGCCCTCGCGGGCGCTGGGCTGCCCGTGCGGGAGGATCTGGTCAGCTGGGCCGGCTGGGACATCGACGACGGCTTCCACGGCGCCATGAAACTGCTCGACGGCGTGTCCCCCGGCGGGCGGCCCACCGCGATCATGTGCGCGAACGACCGCCTCGCCATCGGCGTGGTGCTGGCGGCCGCCCGGTTGGGGCTCAGCATCCCCCGCGACATTTCGGTCATGGGCTACGACGACGAATTCCGCATCGCCAACACCATGGTTCCCGCCCTCACCAGCATGGCCCTGCCCTTGCGGGAAATGGGTGCGGCGGCCATGACCATGCTGCTGCAGCAGATTGAGGACCCGGCCGCCGGCGCGGCGGGCACCGGGGCTTCGGGCGCCGGGGTCCTGGAAACGATGGTTCCCTGCCGCCTCATGATCCGTGAGTCAACGGGCCCGGTGCCCGCGGGCCGCTGA